DNA from Osmerus mordax isolate fOsmMor3 chromosome 2, fOsmMor3.pri, whole genome shotgun sequence:
TATGCAGCAGCATGTGGAGCGACAGGTGACATAGTCACCATCGAAAGTTGGgatgtcgaggccgtgcctcagttgggatgTCGAGgtcgtgcctcagttgggtagtcgaggccgtgcctcagttgggtagtcgaggccatgcctcagttgggtagtcgaggccatgcctcagttgggtagtcgaggccgtgcctcagttgggatgtcgaggccgtgcctcagttgggtagtcgaggccgtgcctcagttgggtagtcgaggccgtgcctcagttgggatgTCGAGgtcgtgcctcagttgggtagtcgaggccgtgcctcagttgggtagtcgaggccatgcctcagttgggtagtcgaggccatgcctcagttgggtagtcgaggccgtgcctcagttgggtagtcgaggccgtgcctcagttgggtagtcgaggccgtgcctcagtcaGTAATCACGTTCATTCAATTTAAATTCATTCACTATAGATGCAGCTAGGGGCACAGTCTGCTCTGAGATACGATGCTGAGGGTAAGTATGGCTAACACGACGCTCATCTCATTCAAATTCTAGCACAACAgggacaccacatacacacagcagtctCATACATTTGTCGTCTggcatgtggttttgtgttggggaatgcgtcgctgctctctgctcggaggtcgagacggtgtctccgttggatgcggcagggagccgatgcaagcAGAACCATAATGCCAAATCAATTGTTACAATCATGTGTTgtaccgtgtgaaataaagtatcaagtaaatactatactgagtcctcctgcctgaatcaATAGTAAAAGACTTTACAAGTGTTTAGGTGCTCCATGTGTTTATCTGGCATTAAGGGTAGAAGATGTTGTATTGATTCCTGGTACTGGTGGTTTAGAGTGTGGGACAACACATGGAGATACCTGAGGGCAGCCATATAATGTGCATATGGTCGTGACTCCAGTATCTCAGCAGTAGAGAGGTTCTAGGAGTGTTAGATGATTTACTGTCAGAAGATGGGCCAAGGAAAGCACCACAATGAAAAAGAGTTGACTTTGTTTATTAGGTCGAGCTGCCCGGATCACGACAGGCAGAGTGGTTAGCATGAGTGAGAAACGTCTCTCAGAAGGACATTATATACATGATctggacagtacagatatagtaaccaccaaaacatgcccttaaacGGTACACATTCCACGACTTAAGGCACAGgagaaacaacacacaggtgGTGCGGTCATAACTCATTGTTTGTACTATTTCTGCATCTTGCTCTTTTCCAAAGGTTGAAAGGAGCACATTCCCTGATCTATATGTGTCTTGTCAAAGGCCCGCTACGTGccctcttgaccacagcaagagacaacctcACACATGTATAGAAAACCTGCATATCAGTCCTCCCTCTTCTATCTTTGGAAATGGTTTTACCATTTTCAACACTCGAAATCACTGTACAAATGTCTGATAAGCCTGCACCGTTTAAATCAATCTGGAATCAATTTGAATTCCCATCACAATTATCAATGGTGCATGAGTTGTCAGTCACCCGTAATCTATACTCGCACAAACAAAACCTCACTCCACACATGACAAAGAATGAGTAAAAGATCATGCTGCTAAtctactctacacttcacacttagACATAGATTATCACTTGATTCCTTTTGGTAATACAGATGTGGGCGTAGCGCTGGGACAAATCTGTGGATTAGGCCGTCCGACAGAGCCGGAATCTAAAAACAACCAGTCATAAATGTCATTATTCATCTCATCGTCATAGGCGGGGGGGCCGTTGAAAGCGGATATCCGAaacttttatttgaaacttgttTCATTGCGTAGCTTCCAACCAATAACCGAAGTTTGAAATCATATTCCAGACACGATGACTTGTTAAATGGACTTTACAGCAAGGAATCCTGCCTCAATTAACTGACCTTCTAACAATCTGTACTAAAGGATTTTGCGGCCCTACGTCTTACCATGATACATTTATCACAACGGCCTTTCACCGCATCATGACCACACAGATACAAAACTTATTTAAATCTGAAAAATACCAAACGGACCAGGGCTTCTGTATTTATGGTTCCTGTCCCGTATCCGGGTGTCTTTTGTTTTTCCCAAGAAACTGTTAGGCCTTTCGTATTGCAAACAATCAACAAAAGTCGTGCCTCTTGCCTTCTCTCTGTACATAAATCATCAATTCCCCCTTTATAGATTTGAACAGGTTCGTGCTCTTAACACCTCTTGGACCACAGGTAAGCAGAAGTTAATAGAACCATTCAAAAATGACAATCAAGGTCTGCTCACCTGCTGACTCCCTTTGCTGAAGAATTTGCTGTTCTGTGACGCCAACTGATAGGATAGATTCTGAACAAGTCGTTACTCATGTAAGTCCCTTATTAGTGCATGTTTTCCTCTCTTACTGTCTCCTAAGAGTCTGGGCTCGAGGGCGTTCCCCAGTCTATATTCGCTCTCAGTGGGGcctcgctgcatgacctcttgacctcacgGAGACTCAAGCTTCAAGTACATACAAAATCTGCCCTAACGTGTGTCTAAggccactgggtcaccaacaaacacgaagcatgtcttctatcatcatgtataaaacatctttatttctccttatttaaTCAGTAAAACACTATTTAGTTGatcacattcagtggaactgagatcaaagacaggattgttgtttgtcaacaattaaaacaaaacaaacattctacacacagcaatatttacaaacactggTATATCAATtccaactgtatacagttcaatcttcaatgacatctatttgagcacagtgtgtgagagtgtgtgtgggcgattctacctgacacagggacacggAGGAGTTATAAACCCTGAACCCAGGAcagaggggctcagtgaatgtgctgtggaatgtgtgcaggtgggtcagtgtgtcagaggagactgtgtagaaggacagagtgtcggctggccagtccagatacactcctactctgtgggagctggagggggggacaggtatGTCAGTGCTCTTATTATTGTGACAGGCAGAGTAGTAACTGTTATCATCACAGTTcagactccaggacttgttattgtTTCCAAGCACACAGTCATCGCCCACTCCTCTCTtgctgattcctttatatgtcactgctatatTAACCagtcctccactccactctgcctcccagtaacagcgcccagacagaccctctctacacagcacctgtggaCTGTAGTCAAATCTCTCAGGGTGATCAGGATAcggctgcttctctctcctccttgtcacctttctgttctcctcagacagagagagttctctgtgtgctgtgtttgggtccagtgtgagctcacaggcatctgatgggggagaccaagacacaatatattactgatcatcatcattcacattagaatgtctccctcttcctgccctccccctttcattctctctctctctctctctctctctctctctctctctctctctctctctctctctctctctctctcccttcctctctctccctccaaagaCATAATCTCTCATCTCCTTACCCCTGATATGCCCCCATCACTCCATTTTACTattctcctcctgttcccttcacatttattcccccccccccccccccctctctctctctctctctctctacccttcctctcactctctttctatctctattTCTGTTCTGGAGCTTAGGTAAGGAGGGGGTGAAaggtggagaggaaaagagaagaggagaagaggggcagtggggtggaggagatcagaggaggggaagaggggaggagagaaggagaggaagaggggaggagagggaagaggggaggagaggagagggaggaggggaagaggggaggagagggaggagggaaagaggggaggagagtgaggaggggaagatgggaggagaggagagggaggaggggagcagaggtgagggaggagggggagaggagagcagagaggaggacagaggaggagagaggaggagcagagaggacagagaaggagaggaggtcaatacaggaggagaggggagcggggggagaagggagtggaggaggaaggaggggaggacaggaggagaggggagtggtgagggagaggagagggtgggatctATGAGAGGCTGTCTAGGGCAAAACTACTGAAACACTTgctgctcatacacacactcatcacttgTGTTACCCCAtgaaacactcacacatccaGTCATCAGTCCAAATCCTTTTACTCTCTTCCAAATGAATGAATTGCTCATTAAAATGACTTTTAATCTATTTTAAAGTGTTGATTCAGGATGTATTGGCagtataataatagtaataataataatagtactaaagcacaagtgatgagtgtatgtgtatgagcaAGTGTTTCAGTAGTTTGGCACTAGACGGTGTCGTGGGAGATTAATTATGGGACAGCTAGGCAAGCAACCTAGGCAGGGTTACACCAGGTTAGATTGTTGGGCCTAAGATGGCTGACTACTACGCAGTTCATAAAACTCCACTCTAAACTTGATTAAACCAGAACAAGAGGAAATATGTTGGGAGAAGTGGTTTGGCAAACTTATGATGGGAAAAGGATGTGTAGCCTGAGTAGATGTCAAGTCAAAGATGAGTTTGAACTTTACTTTGGGGTTTAGAGAAAATGCACGGGGAAAACAGAAAGAAGGGAGGTGACAATTTCACTGTGGACCAACGAGACGCAGCAGCGGAACACACGTGCAACAAAGGGTAACAGGTGCCTAAGTAGGTATAAAGCAGAAAAGAAAGAAGTGTTCGAAACGCCACAGGGAACGCTGAGAATAGCTCGCGCTGCGTGCATGGAGTGTTGCGCAATCGGGATCATCTACGGAGTCTGGAGAGGCAGCCGGTAAGAAAAGAAGCGTTCAATCGTGTTTCAAATTTGACCTCCATCGAAGTCTGCCGCTGCTCCTGAATCGTGGCTTGTGCTAAAaagcagggagtcagttggctgagcggtgagggagtcgggctagtagtccgaaggttgccagttcgattcccggtcatgccaactgacgttgtgtccttgggcaaggcacttcaccctacttgcctcgggggaatgtccctgtacttactgtaagtcgctctggataagagcgtctgctaaatgactaaatgtaaagttactaaatgtaaaaagagttaGTGCTGCAGCGAATGTCTGCTACTGGCTTCCGGTTTTAAGTNNNNNNNNNNNNNNNNNNNNNNNNNNNNNNNNNNNNNNNNNNNNNNNNNNNNNNNNNNNNNNNNNNNNNNNNNNNNNNNNNNNNNNNNNNNNNNNNNNNNctactctctccccccaccctccctccctactctctccccccacccaccctccctccctactctctccccccaccctccctccctactctctcccccccaccctccctccctactctctccccccaccctccctccctactctctcccccccaccctccctccctactctctccccccaccctccctcccttctttctccccccccaccctccctccctactctctccccccacccccaccctccctccctactctctcccccccaccctcccaactctcacccccccaccctccctccaactctctccccccaccctccctccctacctctcccccccaccctccctccctactctctctctctcccctcaccctccctccctactctctcccccctccctccctccaactctctctctctcccctcctccctcccctactctctcccccccaccctccctccctactctctcccccccaccctccctcccttctctctcccccccacccctccctccactctctcacccccaccctccctccctactctctcccccaccctccctccctactcactcccctcaccctccctccctactctctccccccacctccctccctactctctccccccaccctccctccctactctctcccccccacccctccctccctactctctccccccaccctccctccctactctctcccccaccctccctcaccctccctccctactctctccccccctccctccctccctactctctcccctcaccctccctccctactctctccccccacccaccctccctccccccaccctccctccctactctcccccaccctccctccctactctccctccctactctctccccccaccctccctccctaccctccctccctactctctcccccaccctccctccctaccctccctcgctactctctcccccccaccctcccctccctactctctcccccaccctccctccctactctctccccccaccctccctccctaccctccctccctactctctccccccaccctccctccctactctctcccccccaccctccctccccaccctccctccctactctcccccaccctccctccctaccctccctccctactctctccccccccaccctccctccctactctctctctcccccaccctccctccctactctctcccccccaccctccctcccctactttctcccccaccctccccccctccccactctccccaccctccctccccacactccctccctactctctccccccaccctccctccccactctctctctccctactctctccccccaccctccctccctaccctccctccctactctctcccccaccctcccctccctacctctcccccccaccctccctccctactctctccccccaccctccctcccctactctccctccctactctctccccccaccctccctccctaccctccctccctactctctcccccccaccctccctccctaccctccctcgctactctctccccccaccctccctccctactctccctccctactctctcccccccaccctctctccctactctctcctcccacccttcctccccacaCTTCCTCCCtagtctctccccccaccctccctccctactctctcccccccaccctcaatccctactctcttcctccaggatcacaatgactcttacttaGAGACTTCCTGCTCTTGTTGATTaactgtaactgatttaaaatgatcgtactcgctgtgaaatatatttttactgttgcttgttttttctccaggtacactcttgcacttttttgaggttcatgtttaattgtaacttactcaagctcttatggttcttccttctGGCACTTATTtcggtttttcacaatgtgtgcttcttgtttggctccccgcaatgtttggggcgtctcagtgttatgatcagtgacctgtgctcttttgtaaagctctctcttggaagtcgctttggagaaaagcgtctgctaaatgaataaatgtaaatgtactctctcaccctcccaccctactctctcccccccaccctccctccctactctctcccccccaccctccctccctactctctccccccccaccctccctccctacactctccaccaccctccctccctactctctcccccccaccctcccctccctactctctccccccccaccctccctcccaactctcaccaccaccctccctccctactctctcccccccaccctccctccctactctctcccccccaccctccctcccctactctctccccccctccctcccctcctactctctctctcccctcaccctccctccctactctctccccccctccctccctccctactcactactctctccccccaccctccctccctactctctcccccccaccctccctccctactctctcccccccacccctccctcccttctctctcccccccaccctccctccctactcccccccccccccacccaccctccctactctccctccctactctctccccccaccctccctccctaccctccctcccttctctctcccccacccctccctccctactctctcccccccaccctccctccctactctctccccccaccctccctccctactctccctccctactctctccccccaccctccctccctaccctccctccctaatctctccccccaccctccctccctactctctccccccaccctcccctccctacctctcccccccccaccctccctccctactctctcccccccaccctccctccctactctccctccctactctctcccccaccctccctccccaccctccctccctactctctccccccaccctccctccctactctccctccctactctctccccccccctcc
Protein-coding regions in this window:
- the LOC136959573 gene encoding stonustoxin subunit beta-like, which codes for PPSDACELTLDPNTAHRELSLSEENRKVTRRREKQPYPDHPERFDYSPQVLCREGLSGRCYWEAEWSGGLVNIAVTYKGISKRGVGDDCVLGNNNKSWSLNCDDNSYYSACHNNKSTDIPVPPSSSHRVGVYLDWPADTLSFYTVSSDTLTHLHTFHSTFTEPLCPGFRVYNSSVSLCQVESPTHTLTHCAQIDVIED